The DNA sequence ACCACCTCTTTCTGCAACATGAAGTGCATGTCTTTCACTTGCCCGGCGTAGCTGAGCAGATGGAAAATCAACGGCGTGGAAATATTGTACGGCAGATTGCCGACAATTCTCAGCGACTGCTCGTCATTCATCAAGGTAGTGAAATCAAACTTCAGCGCGTCGGCCTGGAACAGCTCAAAATCCGGGTGCTTTTCAAACTGCACTTTCAGCCAGGGCACCAGGTCCCGGTCCAACTCAATGACCCGTAAATGTTCGGCCTTGTCCGCCAGGCGCGCGGTCAGCGCGCCTTTACCGGGGCCAATTTCCACCAGCAGCTCGCCGGGTTGAGGGTTGATGGCCCCAACGATGCGATCGATGACGTTGCCATCCACCAGAAAATTCTGACCGAACCGTTTGCGGGCGCGGTGGGGGGCCTCGCCGTTGCCCATGCGTTGCTTGCCCGGCCGACTCATGAGCGACCTCCGAAGCGGGCCGCCGCCATGGTGCGCGCGTAATCCAGCGCGGTCTGCAGACTCCCGGAATCGATTCGGCCCGTGCCCGCGAGATCAAGCGCCGTGCCGTGGTCCACGGAGGTACGAATGATGGGCAGCCCCAGAGTGACGTTCACCGCCTGACCAAAGCCTTTGTACTTCAATACCGGCAGCCCCTGATCGTGATACATGGCCAATACCGCATCGGCCTGCTCCAGGTGCTTGGGCGTAAACAGGGTATCGGCGGGTAGCGGGCCGATCAGTGTCTGACCTTTGGCCCGCTGCTTCTCCAGTACGGGTTCGATCAGATCGATTTCTTCCCGCCCGAGGTGTCCGCCCTCGCCGGCATGGGGATTCAGGCCACACACCAGAATGCGCGGCTCGGCGATACCGAAATCCCGCTGCAGATCGCCATGCAGGATATCCAGCACTTCCGTAAGCAGCGTTTCGTTCAGGGCATCGGCAACATCGCGCAGGGGCAGGTGTGTGGTCGCCAGCGCCACTCGCAGCCCTTCGGTGGCGAGCATCATCACCACCCGGGGAGTACCGGTTTTGTCCGCCAGGTATTCGGTGTGACCGCTGAACGGAATACCCGCTTCATTGATCACCCCTTTGTGCACCGGGCCGGTAATCAGTCCCTGAAACGTCTCCGCCTGACAGCCGGCGATGGCAAAGTCCAGGGTCTGCAACACATAGGCGCTGTTGGCCGGGTTCAGTACGCCGGGCTCACAAGGCGCGCGCAGGGGCACAGGAGCGACGGTCAGCTCCCCTGGTCTCTGGGGTTGCGCCACATCGGCGGGATTGAATTCACGGACAGTCAGAGGCAGTCCCAGTTGCCGGGCCCGGTCCTGCAACAGTGCCGGGTCCGCGATCACCACAATTTCATCGGCGCGTTCGGTCTGGGCCAACTGGACCGCCAGATCCGGCCCGATCCCGGCCGGTTCGCCCGGCGTCAGCGCCAGGCGTAAAGGGTTACGAGCCTCGGTCACAACTTCTCTTCCACGTAAATCTCTTCCCGGATTTCCGCCAGCCAGGTCTGCAGCTCTTCGTCGAAGCGACGCTCGCGCAGCATGTTTGCGGCCTGATTGCGGATCATCTGTTCACTCATGTCCTGCTCGCGGCGATCTTCGACCGTCAGGATGTGCCAGCCAAACTGGCTCTTGAAAGGTTCACTGACCTCACCCACATCGGTCTCGTTCATGGTCTGATCAAAGGCGGGAACCATCTGGCCGGGCATGGTCCAGCCCAGATCGCCGCCCTGGAGCATGGAGCCGATGTCCTCGGAGTGCTCCCGGGCCAGGTCGGCAAAGCTCTCACCGTTGAGCACCCGCTCGCGCAACTCGGTGAGTTTCTGCTCGGCAGCGGCATCGTCGACAATTTCCGAGGTCTTGATCAGAATGTGTCGGGCCTTGGTCTGCTCCACCATGCTGTTGCCGGTGTTGCTGCGGGTCTCATGTACTTTCAGGATATGGAAGCCAGCACCACTGCGCACCGGCTCGGACACATCGCCCTCTTCCAGTCCCGCGACCACATCGGCAAACAGCTCCGGCAGTTGCTCCAGTTTGCGCCAGCCAATTTCACCGCCCTGCAGGGCGTTGGCGTCGTTGGAGTGGGTGATGGCCATCTGTTCAAAGTCGGCGCCGTCCACCAGTTCCTGACGGATGCGCTCCGCCTCTTCCTGCACCTCAGAGGCCTCTTCGTCACTGGCACTGCTGGGCACCGAGAGCAGGATATGACCCAGGCGGTAATTCGGGGAGGTGGCAAACTTGCCATCGGTGGAGGCCAGGAAGCTTTCAATATCCTGTTGGTTGACGTCGATCCGACTGTTCACCACCGCCTGCTGGATCTGGTTGACCCACATCTCCCGGCGAATCTGGTCCCGGAAGCCCTCCAGCGTCTGCCCCTGGCTTTCCAGGTCGGCGCGCAGCTGCGCTTCAGTCAGGTTGTTGGTCTGCATGATGCGCGCGATGGTCTGATCCAGTTGCTGATCGGACACTTCAATGCCGAACCGGCGCCCCATTTCCATCTGCAGACGCTCGAGAATCAACTGGTCCAGAATCTGGTCCCGCAATACGCTGTCCGGGGGCAGATTCTGATTGCTGTCCGATTGCTGAATACGCGCCTTGATGGACGCCAGCCGCTCTTCCAGCTCGCTTTCGAGCACCACGTCTTCTCCGACGATGGCCACTACGCGGTCGAGCATTTCGGTTTCTGCCAGCGCCAGAGGGCTGGCCAGCAACAACGCCAGAACAGCGGGAATCAGACGTTGGGTAATCCGGTTTGCTTGCATAACAGTCAGTTATCTCTAATGGTTAGCGGATCGAACCGTCCCGGACGCCGTAGCCCGGAATGGCTTTCTCAAGCAGATCATTGACCTTGCGGTTGATGCTGCCCAGACCCTTGAATTGAAAATCAAAAATGATGCTCTGGTCGTAATCGTCAGCGTCTACCCGCTCCAGAAAGTTCGGCGTGTAGTCGAAGTCCAGCCAGCGCCGGGCCAGCAGCCGGACCCGGTAACAGCAGTCGTTGTATTCGAGTCCGACGAAGGTATCGAGTTCCTTTTCATAGGTAAAGTCATAATTGGCGCGCCCGACCAGGCTCCACTGCGCCGCCACAGGCAGGTGGAAGGCAAAATCCACCTGGTCCAGGGCCCGCTCCTGCACCGCGGTCGGGTCTTCCAGGCCCGGAGAGGGCGGCCGGTGGGTGTAGCGGTAGCCCAGATGCATGATCCGGTCAGCCTGGTCCATGTAGCGGATACTGGCGTTGGCGCTGCCCAGACGGCTTTCAAACTCGTTATAGGCCACATTGGCGTTGACGTTGAGCCGGTCGCCCACCCGGGCGGTGAACTGACCGGCCAGCTCGGAGCGCTCGTAGGTCTCTTCGGGGCGCTCCGCGTCCGGATTCTCCTCGGGGTCATACTCAAGGTCCGGGGTGTTCAGACCGACCCGGCGGTCGGAAAAGTACAGAATCTGCCCCACGCTGAGACTCATCTGTTCCACCCCGGTCAGAGGGTCGATAAATCGGCTGGTCAGACCCACCGAAAGCTGATTGGCGTCCTCAATCCGGTCCCCGCCGGCAAAGCGGGAGGTACGATACAGCTGGTTGTACTGGAAAGTCAGCGGCTTGGCATCAAACAGCACCGGACGATTGTTCCGGCTCACGCCGAACAGGTCGCTGTGATCTTCAAAGTCACTGTAAAAATAGAACAGCCGGGGCTCGAGCGTCTGCAGGAACCCCTTGCCGAACAGCTGGCCATCCCGCTCGAAGTACAGCCCCATATCGAGTGTACCCTGGGGTACCACCAGACTGGGGTCGGGCTCAGCCCCTTCCGCCAATCGATCTTCGTCCAGTTGATAGCTCAGACTTTTGACAATCGCGCTCGGCTTGAAAAAGCCCCACACCCAGTCCTTGTCCCAGGTCAGGCTGTAATCGGTGCGGAACCGCTCACCCACCAGCAGGTTATCGATGAACTCCGGGTTATCATTCTCGAAGGTGCTGTTCACGTCAAAGTAGGTGTACTCATTGTTCAGCCCCAGAACCCAGTTGCCCCACTGGTAGCGACCGTCGGCATTGATCCGGGGCAGTTCCCGGTGCGGCCATTTGGCGGTGCTCAGCGCGCGCAGCTCCTCGCCCTTGATGCCCAGCAACCAGTGATCCCCCTGGTAGGCGGCCCGGGCCCGCTTGGCCACCTGGGCGGTCCGGTTCACGTCCAGGCCACTGCTGTTCAGGTCGCGCAGGTAGTCGTTGTCGCTGATTGCGGTGTAGTCGATTTCCGTACTCCAGCGCTGCCCCGCACCGCCCTGCTGCAGTATCTGATACTGCCAGCGCGACTCGCCGAAGTAGGGGTTGAGGTCATCGCCCTCTTCATCGCTCACATCCCGCTGCGCCCCGCTGTAGGGGTTCTCGTCTTCGTCCAGAAAACCGCCGCTCACCCGGGTTTCAAAGTGCCGGGACAGATGTCGGGTTTCCAGCCCCCAGAGCGTTCCGCGCTTGGACATGTACTCCGGCGTAATGGTCGCATCCAGGTTCGGGGCAATATTCCAGTAAAACGGAATCGAGGCCTCGAACCCGTTGCGCCGGCTCTCCCCCAGTGAAGGGAACAGAAACCCGGTCTGACGGTGATCGTCGATCGGAAAGCGCAGGTAGGGGGCGTAGAACACCGGCACATTGAACACTTCCATGCGGGCGTGCTTGGCCGTGCCATAGTGGCGCTCGGGATAAATGTTGATCGCCTGCCCTTTCAGGCTCCAGGCATCGCTGCCCGGCTCACAGGTGGTCAGAGCGCTGTCTTCCAGACCGATAAAATGATCGCCCAGTTTGGTCAGCCGATCGGCTTTCCCCCGCACCCGACTTTCGTAGAGCACAAAGCGGGCGTCGTCGAGCTCGGCATCACCGCTGTCGAGGTTCATCCGGGCCGACTCGCTGCGCAGCAGAACACCCGGCTCCCGGATCTGGATATCCCCGGACACCTGGGCATCGCGGGTGGTCTGGTCCACTTCCGCCCGATCCGCCCGCAGGCTGCGGGTTCCCTGGCTTACCCTGACATCACCCTCCAGGGTGTGGTGGGTCTGCCCGCGGGATTCGGAGCGATCCGCGCTCAGTCGGGTGGCCGCCTCATTCGGCGGTACCTGGGCGTCCGCATCGTCGCGCGCAGGCGCCATATAGACCCCACAGCAGCCGGTGGGCAGGGTCGCTTTCTGGGCCTCGGTCAACGCCTCGGCGGGCACCCAGTCAAGATCGCTGGCCTCTGCGTCACGCTCTTCGGTCTCCCGGGCTCCGTCAGCACCCGCCTGGGCAAGCACCTGAGGACTGGCCGCCAGCACCAGACAGCAAAGCCAGCGACGGCCCACCTCGGACCCTGCTGAGCGAAAAAGCGAATAGACTGAATCCATGTAGCTAACGATCTCGGTGTTGGGACTATCTGGATATTGACCTGGCCTTGATATCGACCTGGCTCGTTGCCTGGGTACCTCAGGCTGATGTGGGCCAGTGACAGGAACCGTGCGAAACGCCGGGAATTCTACTTGAATAAGCCCGGTCATGGAATGAAAGCCCGGGATTCAACCCTTTTTCCGGCTACCGGCTTTGACTTCTTGCGGTCAAACCGGGTTAGAATTCCAGTACGCAGTATCCACAATAACGAGGACGCCCCATGACCGACCCGCTCGCGGCTCGACAGGACCAACTGGAACACTGGGCCAGAGCCCAATTGGCCGAGCTGCACGCCCACAGCTCACCGGAATTGCTGCAGTTCACGCCCCTGAACGGTGATGCGGGCTTTCGCCGCTACTACCGCCTGAACACCGAGCCCTCGCTGCTGGCCGTCGACGCACCGCCTCCGCAGGAGAACGCTGGCCGCTTTGCCGAGCTGTCCCAGCACCTGCTCAACCACCACATCGCGGTTCCCAAGGTCGCCTCGGTAGACCCCGAAAACGGCTTTTTGTTGCTGGAAGATTTTGGCGACCGACTGCTGCACCGCGCCCTGCGCCAGCAGCCCGAGTCCGCCACCGCCCTGTACGGCGAGGCGCTGATGCAACTGCTCGCGTTGCAGCAGACTCCCGGCAGTGAGCATTTCCCGCCCTACGACCAGGCCTTCCTGCGCCGGGAACTCAATCTGTTTATCGAGTGGTTCCTCGAGGGCATGCTGGGGCTGGAATTGTCCTCCGAAGAGCAATCATTGCTGGACGATGTCTTTGACCGCCTGGAGCAGAGCGCTCTGGAGCAGCCCCAGGTGGCGGTACACCGGGACTACCACTCCCGAAATCTGCTGATCCGGCCCGACGGCTGTATGAGCATCGTGGACTTTCAGGATGCGGTCTGGGGCCCGATCACCTATGACCTGGTGTCCCTGCTGCGCGACTGTTACATCCGCTGGCCCGCCGATCAGATCCGCCAGTGGGCCCTGGGCTACGGCAATATGGCCTGCGGCATCGGGTTGCTGGAGGACGTCACGGAAAGCCAGTTCCTGCAGTGGTTCGACTGGATGGGGCTGCAGCGACATCTCAAAGTGCTGGGCATTTTCTCCCGCCTCGCCCTGCGCGACGACAAGCCCCAGTATCTGAAACACCTGCCCCTGGTCATTCGCTATGTGCTCGAAGTGGCCAGCCACTACCCCGAACTGGCCGATTTCCGCTATTGGTTTGAACACAAGGTGCTGCCCAAGGCCCAGAGCCAGTCGTGGTACGAGGACTATCGGCTGGCGGGCGAGACCACCCCGTGAAAGCCATGATCCTCGCTGCCGGGCTGGGCAAGCGCATGCGCCCGCTCACCGACCACACCCCCAAGCCCCTGCTGGCGGTGGGCGGCAAGCCACTGCTGCAGTACCACCTGGAGGCACTGGCACAAGCCGGCGTACGCGAGGTCATCATCAACACCGCCTACCTGGCCGAAAAAATCGAGCAGTTTGCCGGAGACGGCAACCGTTTTGGCCTGGCGATACACTATTCGCGCGAACCCGAGCCCCTGGAAACCGGCGGCGCCATCTACCGGGCCCTGCCCTTGCTGGGTGAGGCGCCCTTCCTGCTGATCAATGGCGATGTCTGGACCGACTTCCCGCTACCGACACTGACCGAGCCCACCCTGCCCGACTCCGCTCTGGGCCGGCTGCTGCTGGTCCCAAACCCGACATTTCACCCCCGAGGCGACTTCAGCCTGTCCGCCTCGCGGGTTGGCCTGGCGACAGACGCCGAGCGCTATACCTTTACCGGGGTCAGCCTTCTGCGCCCGGCGCTGGTGGCCCGCTACCCCGAGCGCCGGTCGGTGTTTCCGCTATTGGAAGCCCTGCGCCCCGCCATCGAGGCCGGACAACTGGAAGGTCGGGTGCACCACGGCCAATGGAGTGATGTGGGTACGCCCGAGCGCCTCTCCCAATTGGAGCAACAGCTGCAATCCACCACGGGGTAATCACTATGCTATGTATCGCACACCGGGGTGGGCCCGGGCCGGAAAACAGCCTGGAGGCCATCCGTCGCAGCCTGGCCATGGGCGCACCGGCGATTGAAATTGATGTGTGGCAGCTGCACGACGAGCTGTGGGTCACCCACGACCGCCGCCTGGGGCGTGAGATTGCCGGCTATCAGGTCCTGTCCGATCTGTCTCGGGATCACCTCGAAGCCCTGCGCCTGAGCAACGGGGAGCACCTGCCCCGGCTCAGCCAGGTACTGGAGTTGGTTGGTGAGCGCGCCCTGCTCAATATCGAACTGAAAGGCCCGGACTGCGTCGACGCCCTGGTACGCATTCTGACCGCTCACCGACAGAGCTCCGGGCAGAGCCCCAAATCCTGGATCGTCTCCAGCTTCGATCATTGCCAGTTGGCCCAGCTACAACAACGCCTGCCCGAGGTCCGGCGCGGACTGCTGCTCTACGGCGTACCGCTGGATCTGGCGCAGAGCGCGGATCGGATTGATGCGTACAGCGTGCACCTCAGTCAGGACTTCATGCCCGAAGTGCTGATCGAGGACATTCGACAGCGCGGCAGGAAAGTGTGGATCTACACCGCCAACCACCCGAAAGATTGGCGCCGCCTGATGGACGCCGGGGTAGACGGCATCTTCACCGACCACCCCGATGGCCTGATGCGTTATCTGGCCGAGAACTGACCGGCCCGCGCGATCAGAACTTCCACCCCACACGCACGCCGCCCATACGCGGCTTACCCCAGACACCGTAACCCCAATCGGAACCCAGGGTGTTCTGATAGGTGAAGTACTCTTCATCGGTCAGGTTGGTCACAAAGGCCGCCACCGTCCAGGTGCCCTCGGGGGACATCCAGCTCAGCTTGGCGTTGACCAGTCCGTAGGCCGACTGTTTCGAATAGGGATCATTTTCAATCTGCAGGAAATGGTCGTCCTGCCAACTGTAATCCACCTGATAGGTCAGCTCGCCGCGATCCCCCAGACCCTGGTAGTAACGGGCCACCAGGTTATAGGTCAGATTGGGAGCCGAGGGGAGTTCGTTGCCATCGAAGGTGTACTCATCCCCGGCCACGATGAAGATCTGCTCGGAATCAAACTCGGTATCGAGCCAACCCAACCCGGCGATCACTTCAAAGTTGTCGGTAACCTGCGCATTCAGCTCGACCTCGGCACCAGTGCCGGTCACATCGCCCGCATTGGTAATCACACTGCCATCGGCTACCGTCAAGAACACCTGAGCCTGATAACCTTCCACCTCATAGGTGAACACCGAGGCATTGAGCCGCACGCGGCCACCGGCCATGGTATTTTTGTAACCCAGTTCCAGGTTGGTAATGTCTTCCGCTTCCACCGGCCGGGTCGCTTCCAGGGAGGCGTTGTAGCTGCCCGAAAAGCCGCCGCTCTTGAAGCCGGTGGACACGCTGCCGTAAATCAGGGTATCCGGGTTCGGGCGCCAATCCAGACCCAGCTTGCCGGTTACCGAGTCCTCTTCCAGGCTGTCCCGAACATCGATCTCCTCATAGAAACTCGGGCCCGCATCCTGACGGAACTGACGCTTTTCTTCGGTATAGCGCACCCCGGCGATACCGGTGAGTTGCGAGGTAAAGTCATACTCATACTGACCGAATACCGCCCAGGACTGGCTGTCCAGTGACACATCCTCGCGATGGAAAAATTCATACCAGTCATCCGTTCGGGCGCTTTCGGTGGTGGGCGCCTCGGTCAGCAGATCGCGGTGATCATCGTAGTAATACAGCCCGGTGACCCACTTGGTTCGGGCGCTTCGGCCATTCAGACGGAACTCCTGAGTAAGCTGCTCAGCGTCCACCGAATACTGCTCATCAAAAAACACCACCGGCGTGCCATCGCCATCGTCCTGCATAAACTTGTCCAGGGTTTCCAGCGCACTGACCGAAGTGAAAGTCACACCCTCGGTGACCGGCAACTCCACGGTCAATGATGAGCCAAAGGTTTTGATGTCCGTGGTCAGGCCACCCGGCGAACTCGAAGCCACTTGGCCGGGATCGAAAATACCGCCAGCCGCTTCGCGCCCGGTCATGTCAAAAGTGGCGCTGGTGCACAGCCCCGACTGAATCCGAGCGATGCTACAGGTCGCCGCCGACTCATCCGCCGATTCCAGATAGCCCATGTGGGCAAAGCCCACGGATTGCTGGTCGGCCTGACTGCCATGAACGTTCAGCAACCACTGACCATCGTCACCGTAGTCGCGCAACAATTGCAGGCGGTAACCGAAACTGTTGGTGTCGTTCAGCTTCTGGCCATCCACCGCATTGACCTGCCAGCCGTCATTGTGAGTGCGCTTGATGGCGGCCCGCCCCATCAAACCATCTGCCAGCTGTCCCGACATCATGCCTTCGGCAATCACTTCAGCGTAGCGTCCGTAACTTACACTGGCCGAGGACTCAAAGGTTTCCGTGGGCCTTTTGGACACGTAGTGAACCAGGCCACCGGTGGTGTTGCGTCCGTACAGGGTGCCCTGGGGGCCACGCAAGACTTCCACCCGTTCAAGGTCAAACAGCTGAATCGCCGAACCGGCGGGATTGCCCCGATAAACGTCATCCACATAGAGTGCGACCGGCGATTCCCAGGAGTCGGAAAAATTCACCAGGCTGATACCGCGCAGACTGATCGACGGGCTGGACGCTTCGCCAAAGATGGCGAAGAAATTCATATTGGGTACTTGCTGGGTGATATCCAGGCCTTCTTCAAAGCCCATCTTTTCGATGGCCGCCCCGGAAAAAGCGGTGACGGCGACGGAGACATCCTGCATCGACTGCTCGCGTTTCTGGGCGGTCACCAGCACCTCTTCAATCACCGACTGAGAGGTGGCGGCAAAGACCGACGAACCGGCCCCCGTCAACAGCCCGGCCGTCAGAGCCAAAGCGATGCGGCGAGCGCGAAACGGCGAAGCGCCGTGGGTGAGACTGGACGTAATGAATTGGGTGGGTAACGTTCGCTGCATGCGCGTTCTCCTTTTATCCTTGCAGCACAAACCGGCAAACTCCTCGCCGAGCACTTCACATCGATGGCGTACCTCGAACTTGCCCCAAATGCCGTCGCCGACCGAAGGCCACGGCTGACCTAACCTTAGCATCCGCACTGCCCGGGTTCCACGCAGCGCGTCGGGTTGGCACATATGGGCGCATTGAGAGGGAATCAGATGCCGCCAATACAAAAAAAGGGCGCCTCAATGAGGCACCCTTTTCTCAGGTTTCAGGCCGGAAACGTGAGCTTATTCGATCGGAATGCTGAAGCCGACTACAAACTTCGGGCTATCCGGGTTCAGGCCGTCAACGTCATCGGCAACCAGACCCAAAGTGAAACTCAGGTTTTCATTGTAGGCATAGCCAAGATCGACGTGAGCGTATCCGTCCAGAGCGCCAGTGCCATCATGCGAGCCGTAAGTTACAGAGTAGTCTCCAAACGCCACACCCAGTGTGGTGTAAGAGTAGTCCTCGTTACCTTCTACGTCAGCATAGTGAGTCAGGGAGACCGGTCCGTATCCCAGGCCGATGACCGCTTCCACCAGATCGCCCGGCTCGGTAGGGGCCGTGGGATCTGTATTCGTCGGATACGAATAGGACCACAGGCTCACATCGAAGGAGAAGTCCCCGACCGAGCTACCGTAACCGGCGTAAAGATCATATTCGGTACCGAGGGCAGCATCACCGGAAGAAGCCCACATACCACCATAGAAACCGTTGCTGCTGACGTTGATATCACCCCAGACAGCCGGATCACCATTACCCAGATCCAGACCACGCCAGTAGTACATGTTGGCAGCACCCACCGAGGCGGAAACTTCGGCGTGAGCCACAGGAGCCAGAGCGGCGGAGGCCATTGCAGACGCGGCGACGGCACCAGCCAGGAATTTTTGCTTCATGTTCATGAGTACGTCCTCTAACGTTGGCTATCTTTGAGTTTTGACGCCACTGGCCCGTAATGAGCCAAGTGGCTTACCCGATTCTTGTACAGGTACGAAGGCTTTTGCGAAGACCGAGCCAACTTTTATTTTCCCTTTAAAATCATAAGGATAAGCCGCTTTGCTCACTATTTAACCAGCCCTTTCAAAATTGAAACGCACCATTATGGAACACTGGCGTGCACTCCTTTGCACCAGAACATTACACTCGCTCCACCTCCGGTGCCGCCATACGTCGACGCCACCAGCGGTCCACCCCCAGATCCAGATAGGCAAGCAGCGCCAGCAGCACCAGTGCCGCACCGCCCAGCAGCGAGGGGGATACCCGTTCGTTCGCCACCAGCGTCCCCAGCAGCAACGCCAGCACGGGGGTCATCAGGGTAATCAACGAAACCGCGCTGGGCGTCAATCGCTGCAGAACAAAATAGAACAGGGTAAAGCCCAACAGGGAGCCCAGGGTCGCCAGATACACCAGCCCGCTCAGGCTTTTGGTGGACAGGCTCTGCGGCACCTGGCCATCGAACAGCCACCAGCTCAGCA is a window from the Marinimicrobium koreense genome containing:
- the rsmA gene encoding 16S rRNA (adenine(1518)-N(6)/adenine(1519)-N(6))-dimethyltransferase RsmA, with product MSRPGKQRMGNGEAPHRARKRFGQNFLVDGNVIDRIVGAINPQPGELLVEIGPGKGALTARLADKAEHLRVIELDRDLVPWLKVQFEKHPDFELFQADALKFDFTTLMNDEQSLRIVGNLPYNISTPLIFHLLSYAGQVKDMHFMLQKEVVKRMAAGPGEKAYGRLGIMVQYDCQVEPLFEVPPGAFDPAPKVDSAVVRLTPHARRPFTATNRKTLSQLVNVAFQQRRKTLRNALKNLVEPEQLDQLPVDASLRPEALSLEDYVRLANAIDTLNSAS
- the pdxA gene encoding 4-hydroxythreonine-4-phosphate dehydrogenase PdxA, with the translated sequence MTEARNPLRLALTPGEPAGIGPDLAVQLAQTERADEIVVIADPALLQDRARQLGLPLTVREFNPADVAQPQRPGELTVAPVPLRAPCEPGVLNPANSAYVLQTLDFAIAGCQAETFQGLITGPVHKGVINEAGIPFSGHTEYLADKTGTPRVVMMLATEGLRVALATTHLPLRDVADALNETLLTEVLDILHGDLQRDFGIAEPRILVCGLNPHAGEGGHLGREEIDLIEPVLEKQRAKGQTLIGPLPADTLFTPKHLEQADAVLAMYHDQGLPVLKYKGFGQAVNVTLGLPIIRTSVDHGTALDLAGTGRIDSGSLQTALDYARTMAAARFGGRS
- a CDS encoding peptidylprolyl isomerase; its protein translation is MQANRITQRLIPAVLALLLASPLALAETEMLDRVVAIVGEDVVLESELEERLASIKARIQQSDSNQNLPPDSVLRDQILDQLILERLQMEMGRRFGIEVSDQQLDQTIARIMQTNNLTEAQLRADLESQGQTLEGFRDQIRREMWVNQIQQAVVNSRIDVNQQDIESFLASTDGKFATSPNYRLGHILLSVPSSASDEEASEVQEEAERIRQELVDGADFEQMAITHSNDANALQGGEIGWRKLEQLPELFADVVAGLEEGDVSEPVRSGAGFHILKVHETRSNTGNSMVEQTKARHILIKTSEIVDDAAAEQKLTELRERVLNGESFADLAREHSEDIGSMLQGGDLGWTMPGQMVPAFDQTMNETDVGEVSEPFKSQFGWHILTVEDRREQDMSEQMIRNQAANMLRERRFDEELQTWLAEIREEIYVEEKL
- a CDS encoding LPS-assembly protein LptD, whose amino-acid sequence is MDSVYSLFRSAGSEVGRRWLCCLVLAASPQVLAQAGADGARETEERDAEASDLDWVPAEALTEAQKATLPTGCCGVYMAPARDDADAQVPPNEAATRLSADRSESRGQTHHTLEGDVRVSQGTRSLRADRAEVDQTTRDAQVSGDIQIREPGVLLRSESARMNLDSGDAELDDARFVLYESRVRGKADRLTKLGDHFIGLEDSALTTCEPGSDAWSLKGQAINIYPERHYGTAKHARMEVFNVPVFYAPYLRFPIDDHRQTGFLFPSLGESRRNGFEASIPFYWNIAPNLDATITPEYMSKRGTLWGLETRHLSRHFETRVSGGFLDEDENPYSGAQRDVSDEEGDDLNPYFGESRWQYQILQQGGAGQRWSTEIDYTAISDNDYLRDLNSSGLDVNRTAQVAKRARAAYQGDHWLLGIKGEELRALSTAKWPHRELPRINADGRYQWGNWVLGLNNEYTYFDVNSTFENDNPEFIDNLLVGERFRTDYSLTWDKDWVWGFFKPSAIVKSLSYQLDEDRLAEGAEPDPSLVVPQGTLDMGLYFERDGQLFGKGFLQTLEPRLFYFYSDFEDHSDLFGVSRNNRPVLFDAKPLTFQYNQLYRTSRFAGGDRIEDANQLSVGLTSRFIDPLTGVEQMSLSVGQILYFSDRRVGLNTPDLEYDPEENPDAERPEETYERSELAGQFTARVGDRLNVNANVAYNEFESRLGSANASIRYMDQADRIMHLGYRYTHRPPSPGLEDPTAVQERALDQVDFAFHLPVAAQWSLVGRANYDFTYEKELDTFVGLEYNDCCYRVRLLARRWLDFDYTPNFLERVDADDYDQSIIFDFQFKGLGSINRKVNDLLEKAIPGYGVRDGSIR
- a CDS encoding aminoglycoside phosphotransferase family protein; amino-acid sequence: MTDPLAARQDQLEHWARAQLAELHAHSSPELLQFTPLNGDAGFRRYYRLNTEPSLLAVDAPPPQENAGRFAELSQHLLNHHIAVPKVASVDPENGFLLLEDFGDRLLHRALRQQPESATALYGEALMQLLALQQTPGSEHFPPYDQAFLRRELNLFIEWFLEGMLGLELSSEEQSLLDDVFDRLEQSALEQPQVAVHRDYHSRNLLIRPDGCMSIVDFQDAVWGPITYDLVSLLRDCYIRWPADQIRQWALGYGNMACGIGLLEDVTESQFLQWFDWMGLQRHLKVLGIFSRLALRDDKPQYLKHLPLVIRYVLEVASHYPELADFRYWFEHKVLPKAQSQSWYEDYRLAGETTP
- the murU gene encoding N-acetylmuramate alpha-1-phosphate uridylyltransferase MurU; the protein is MILAAGLGKRMRPLTDHTPKPLLAVGGKPLLQYHLEALAQAGVREVIINTAYLAEKIEQFAGDGNRFGLAIHYSREPEPLETGGAIYRALPLLGEAPFLLINGDVWTDFPLPTLTEPTLPDSALGRLLLVPNPTFHPRGDFSLSASRVGLATDAERYTFTGVSLLRPALVARYPERRSVFPLLEALRPAIEAGQLEGRVHHGQWSDVGTPERLSQLEQQLQSTTG
- a CDS encoding glycerophosphodiester phosphodiesterase yields the protein MLCIAHRGGPGPENSLEAIRRSLAMGAPAIEIDVWQLHDELWVTHDRRLGREIAGYQVLSDLSRDHLEALRLSNGEHLPRLSQVLELVGERALLNIELKGPDCVDALVRILTAHRQSSGQSPKSWIVSSFDHCQLAQLQQRLPEVRRGLLLYGVPLDLAQSADRIDAYSVHLSQDFMPEVLIEDIRQRGRKVWIYTANHPKDWRRLMDAGVDGIFTDHPDGLMRYLAEN
- a CDS encoding TonB-dependent receptor, coding for MQRTLPTQFITSSLTHGASPFRARRIALALTAGLLTGAGSSVFAATSQSVIEEVLVTAQKREQSMQDVSVAVTAFSGAAIEKMGFEEGLDITQQVPNMNFFAIFGEASSPSISLRGISLVNFSDSWESPVALYVDDVYRGNPAGSAIQLFDLERVEVLRGPQGTLYGRNTTGGLVHYVSKRPTETFESSASVSYGRYAEVIAEGMMSGQLADGLMGRAAIKRTHNDGWQVNAVDGQKLNDTNSFGYRLQLLRDYGDDGQWLLNVHGSQADQQSVGFAHMGYLESADESAATCSIARIQSGLCTSATFDMTGREAAGGIFDPGQVASSSPGGLTTDIKTFGSSLTVELPVTEGVTFTSVSALETLDKFMQDDGDGTPVVFFDEQYSVDAEQLTQEFRLNGRSARTKWVTGLYYYDDHRDLLTEAPTTESARTDDWYEFFHREDVSLDSQSWAVFGQYEYDFTSQLTGIAGVRYTEEKRQFRQDAGPSFYEEIDVRDSLEEDSVTGKLGLDWRPNPDTLIYGSVSTGFKSGGFSGSYNASLEATRPVEAEDITNLELGYKNTMAGGRVRLNASVFTYEVEGYQAQVFLTVADGSVITNAGDVTGTGAEVELNAQVTDNFEVIAGLGWLDTEFDSEQIFIVAGDEYTFDGNELPSAPNLTYNLVARYYQGLGDRGELTYQVDYSWQDDHFLQIENDPYSKQSAYGLVNAKLSWMSPEGTWTVAAFVTNLTDEEYFTYQNTLGSDWGYGVWGKPRMGGVRVGWKF